ACCATTTACGGTCatcgggcgggcggcgcgcggccggcgacgggcgggcggcggccggggcggcgcggcaggggcaggcgggcgcggcgggcggagcggcaggccggggcggcgcggcaggggcgggcgggcgccagGGACGGGGCGACGGAGCTCCTGTTCGCCCCCCTGGACAAGATCGACAGGAAGAAGGGGGCGACGGGATGGAGGAGCGACAGGAGTCTTTTCTTTTCCGTGAATCAAACCGGTACATGTGTAACGAGTggtaatggtgggtaaatacccaccaactccacgaggaggtctgtaaagggggtttttggagcacctcttgaggtactccaccaaaaacgtggatctaccccctgcttcaccttttttcctggagccggagttgctggagacgaacgcgtttggctgcgatttttttgagttggtggagtggagtgatttttggtgaagtgaagtgctcccaaacaccccctaatattGATGGTGAATCTTAAGTCGGCGCAGCATGGATCTTCCGTTCGCTCCAATCAATCGCTCTGGCCGCTGGGCGCGTGTTCAACGAATCTCAGCTGGAATTTTTTTTAGGGCAAGTCCGCTGGAACTTTTTCATGTCCAGCTCCATGAAAAGTTTGGCCCAGCGTGGCCCAACCTCGTCCAAGAGGCACCAACTTGGCCCAGTGGCCCACGACCCACGCGCGTCTAGAGGCAGCCACAGAGACACGAAAAGCTCCGGCTCCCCTGCCGCCGGCCATGTCggccggtcgccgtcgccgcccgcccgggCCCTTCTTCTCTGCTCCGCCTCCCAACTCTTAATTTGAAAACCCGAGCTTAAACAGCCGACGACGACGTGGCGGACGCAGCGGTGTTCCGTCGAACACCCGGTAagctccccctcccctcccgccgcccatcTTCCCTTCTGCGGCGCACGATCGCGCGGTTCGCCTCTCGTCCTTGCTGCCCTTGGGTTGCCTCTGCCGTGCGATCGTTGCGATGGCCGGGAGATGCTATCGTAGGGGGCGGTTCCTCAGGTGAACACGCAGGGATCGGAAAAATTGTGCCGCGCGTTTCGCGTCGTTGGATAATACATAATAGCGTGTTGCGCTTCCAGGTTAGATTGAAGCGCAAACCCGCGAAATTACGCCGAGGGAATTGGAACTGTTGTCACTTACATCCTGTTGAATCTATCAGAACACCATTTTGGTCGGCCAGCGCCGAGCCATTGACTGGTTGTGGTTGCCTGGTCGGTCGTCAGTTAAGCAGGTAGTGCATCAGCTAAATATTTTCAGTTCTGATCACGGAACTTTAACTATTTGCAGTTGCTTCAGTGATATGCATAATTGCTTCCAATGGCAGGATGGACGAACTTAAACTACTCTCTTTTATAGTGGTGACATTTACCTTGCTTGATCTGACCTGAGCACTATCTGTTAGGTTCTGACTGTCAGGTATATTGCAGTTTTCCGTGTGCTTTTCTAGGCAACTAATCCAAATGGTAGTCCACAACAATTGTAGTACAATGACTGAATGCTAGTGCAGGAGTTCGACATTGCTGTTGATATCTAAGTGGGTACAATGATTGTTTTTCGTGGAGTTAGACCACATGCAGTCATACAGGCACACTGCAGAGCACTGATATGACAGACTACTTTTTTATGACTTCGTCTGTCTAGATAAGCCGTAATCGAACGCACTTCAAAACACTCATGACATATAGCCATCAGCATGCGTGATTACAGTACCCTTTTTCTGTTTATTACCCCTTTTAGCTGCTGCTGGAAAGGATAAGGTGAATCAGGCCTTCCATTGGCCAGTTCAATGCTGTCAATCACCAATAGTATTTATGGCCCGGGCTACCTTTTTGGTACCCCATCAATTTTAGGTTTCTTGACAAGGACTGGTTTTTGCCAATTGATGTCATGTTCCGGAAGGACCACTACCTCCTTTAAGATACATTGTAGTGCATAGtaaaaaacaaaaatgaaatGCTATTTCTGTTTTTGTGCTTAGTTTCAGACTTTGTCTGCAAAGTTGAGACTTAATATATTGTTAATGTTACATACTTGATGCAACTCTGCTACTATCCATATGGAATGCTGAAGGTAAGAGATAAGAAGCTGTCAAAGAATGAAGATAACCATGCTAGtacctttttttcccttctgaTTATTTACATTATGATCGCCATGAAGGTGTTTCTCCACAAGGCGCACCAGGGTTAATCTTACATACAATGTGGTAAAAGCAAGCATGCATTTAAAAGTAGGTTCAGTAAGATGATTTGTTGATATTACACTAGTTTTAAGTTCAACAGATCTTTTTCTTGATCTGAATATAATTTCTTTAGTGTCTGTGGTATATTATTTATTACCAGAAGATTTTACAAGCACATTCTCAAGATTTTGCAAGGAGTTGTGGAAATGGGAGGGGCAAAAAGGGTGGGAAGTCTAAATAAAGAGCATTCCAATGCCCTTCATTTTTTCCAGAATAATATGATTTTATGAAAACAATGCATTATTAGGCAATTCAGTATGTAGAAAAAAATTAAGATGCAGATGATTCTACTTTTTCCTTGATATGGATGTTAGTGTGTCTGATGTTTTCTCTCACTTTTAGATGATAATCCTAGATTGAAAATCGATAAAGGTGACTATTGTTAGTGTTTGTAGCTTATGTTGGTGTGGTATAGCTTGCAAGGGTGACATACTAATGCTGATGATGTATCTATTGAGATGGAACGTCCAGATTGATTTGGACGGGCACTGAGCAATACTATAGCATGATCTGTTTGAAAGAACAACATATCAAAGTAACTACCGTAATGGAGACAGTCATAATCAGAATGGACAAGCTTTAACTATATTATTATTGGACTTGCAGACATAAGTGAGACTCAAACATAGCTTCcagttttatttgttttttcaaGTTTGCATTGAATGCTTCATCTATTGGATTGATTGTGCGGTCACATCCCACTAATGGGCATTTTTATGATACTTTGTTACTTCCTGGTTAAGTTGTATTTTAATCCTAAGATTCAAAATGTGCTTAGGCTTTGAGATTTGTAGATCTATCTGGTGCTTTTTTAGATGCTATTTGATCCAATTGTCTTTTGTCTCTCTTTCTCACTATCTGTCTCTAGTTGCTACCTGTTTCAGTTCTGAAAACTCTATCTTTATGTTTTATAGCTGTTCTGCCAGAAGGTGATGCATGTGCTTCTGTATATGCTTCATGAGAATGTTTCGTGTCACCAGTTTTAATCCCTTCAGTAGGCCTGATTGTGTAGTCTCGACGCAGTTGTTTCTGGTCAAATGGACTCATGCTACTGGAGTGATAAATTAATTTAGCAAGTTTTCAATAATTGATCACACGAAAAATATCACCGTCTTAAGTGAAAATACTGTAGAATGGCTTAATATACTTAAGAGGCAAATGATATTTCAGCAAGAAAAACATCAAGATTCATATATTACTTGTTAAGTGCTGACTGTTTTGCATGAATGTAGGGTATTTTCCTTGATGAAATATGATTCATACAGTTATGTGCATGTAGGTGTAATTTAGATCTTGAACAGCTTTATTTGTTCCTCATCATAACAAAAAGTTGCTGCCTTTTTCTATTATCATCAGTTAACACAGTACTCAGCATGTGTCGTACTTGATAGTGCTCAGTTGAGCATTCTTCTTTGCACAGGGTCTTTGTGGTGTAACAACTGATGGAGCTGATATAATCATCAAATAGTTGCTTCCAGATAGCATCAAAGATAAGGTAACTCCTGTATTTTCTTGTGCTTCATAGATTGCAAAAGAACTTTTACCTATGGTTCTGTACACATATGTTCCACAGAAACTACAGTAGATACAATCATGAAGGCAATGGCAGTGATGCCTTTTGAAATATTCCCTGTCCTGGGGCTAGGATGGCCAATGGGTCATAGGCATTTTTCCTTCGTAGAAATGTCTCCCACCTTGCCTCAAAGTGGGCCTTCCACTCCTGTTCAGTGTTGTAGTTTGGCAGATATTGCTTCACCCCAATACCTGCCTTGTCAGAGAATTCTATTATCTGGTTGTTGAGGTTCAATGTATGCTCGATGCTGTGGGGGCCTGATGAAGATGGTGCTGAGGATAGGAATCCCACTAGGTAGAAAACTTCCTCATCTGGTATGACTACTGACGTTCTGTTGTCCCATCTTCATGAAATGGTTATAGTCAGTCAATCAAACTATGGAAGTTGCATCATGAGGTTTCTGGTCTCACATATCATCTAATTACCTGAATTTTTATCAGCAGCTAATTACCTGAATTTGTTTACTGGGTAGAGCAATATGGGACCATTGTTGCTGTCTTTCAGAATTTTCCCAAAGACCTCCCTTGCGAATGTGTGTATCGAACTTTTTGGAATCATAAGATTTAGCCATGGGTGTGGGACTTCCCACATCCCCTTAGCTCTCAGTTTGACCTCAGAGGAATGCACCCTATCCAGGAACTCGATGTAGGTGACATCTGTGTGGAATAGGGACTGAGGTATGTATCTAAGTTGATACAGTAGGTTGTTGACCTCCTGCAGAATGGAGACATACTTTGATCACTCTCAACTTGATGTGATATTAGTCACAAGTCATAACCATATTTAATGGCATCTCACCTGTTCCATGTTGTCCACCTCTTCAGGGTTGTAGTTCTTCGTCATCTCAAGGCAGAAGAGAACTCTTCCATCCGATTCGAACTGGCTAGCCCACACTGGATCCTGAGGGTTAAACGATGATCTCCAGTTGTTCAGGATACCCGTCCTGTTGATGGTGACGAAACCCTCTATATAATCAaaggtcctttctgctgaaataaGCATCTCCTGATCCTCTGTGAAGCTTATGAAGTCTGAGTAGAGAACTCTTATCCACCTCACCTATTGCATATTCAAATGATTAGCAAGTGGCTACTAAAAGTTGCTAACGTTAAGTTTGTATgaatgaattttttttgttgtaccATTTTTGGAGCTCGCTCAAGGGCAATCCTGGCTCTAGTGATGATGCCGAACTGACCTAGGCCACCGAGAGCAGCATGGAAGAGATCGGAGTTCTGATCGGGTGAGCAAGTGATGATATCCCCTCTTCCTGCATTTGACAGTCATGATATAGGATCCATTCTGTTGCTTTGGAAACTTTTAAATCAGCATATTATCATGGTTTGTCTATACCTGTCACAATCTCCAGCTCTATGACGTTGCTGATTTGTGGGCCATGTCGGAACGTCTGCCCACTGACCCCTGCATTCGACAGTGTGCCTCCAATTGTGAGGTGGAGATAATCAGTCCATGACTTTGGCGCCAGACCATACTTAAATGTCTCATGCAGGACATTT
This sequence is a window from Setaria italica strain Yugu1 chromosome III, Setaria_italica_v2.0, whole genome shotgun sequence. Protein-coding genes within it:
- the LOC101777262 gene encoding cytokinin dehydrogenase 9, with translation MKPSVLQYLKLFLLFAFGGVIIAHVPDQDVLESLRKLPLDGHFSFRDMSTAARDFGNLSSFMPAAVLHPGSVDDIAITVRHVFLKGEHSMLTVAARGHGHSLRGQCQAAGGIVIKMESLPTARMQVHSGASPYVDASGGELWINVLHETFKYGLAPKSWTDYLHLTIGGTLSNAGVSGQTFRHGPQISNVIELEIVTGRGDIITCSPDQNSDLFHAALGGLGQFGIITRARIALERAPKMVRWIRVLYSDFISFTEDQEMLISAERTFDYIEGFVTINRTGILNNWRSSFNPQDPVWASQFESDGRVLFCLEMTKNYNPEEVDNMEQEVNNLLYQLRYIPQSLFHTDVTYIEFLDRVHSSEVKLRAKGMWEVPHPWLNLMIPKSSIHTFAREVFGKILKDSNNGPILLYPVNKFRWDNRTSVVIPDEEVFYLVGFLSSAPSSSGPHSIEHTLNLNNQIIEFSDKAGIGVKQYLPNYNTEQEWKAHFEARWETFLRRKNAYDPLAILAPGQGIFQKASLPLPS